The genomic stretch CAGTGATGCATCAATAGTAGATTCATCTTTGTAGAAACGAAACTGTTTCGTGttactttcaaatttatctctCTAGTGAGTCCGTTTCTGATCACTGTTTCCAGAAACTTACTGATCTTAGCATGCATAATCATCTATATGAGTTGGAATTCTTTTTTGGGATCACGATGACTTTGGTAAGGTTCCAGTTTTCAGGAAAGTGTTGTTTCCCTAATAGATCCAGTTTGATACGCAGTTTTACAGTATCTTGATAGCGTCTGGAAGGATGCTGTATTGTCTGGTGCTTTGTCACTTGGGATACTTCTAGCTACGTTAACTATCTACTCCCTGGCTACTTGTAATACAGACAGTGATGCATCAATAGTAGATTCATCTTTGCAGAAACGAAACGGTTTCGTGttactttcaaatttatctccCTTGTGAATCCGTTTCTGATTAGTGTTTCCAGAAACTTACTGAGCTTAGCATGCATAATCGTCTATATGAGTTGGAATTCTTTTTTGGGATCAAGATGACCTTGGTAAGGTTCCAGTTGTCAGAAAAGTGTTGTTTGCCAGTATCTTAGTAGCGTCTGAGACGTTGGCTATTTCTGATCAGTAAACGGTTCGACGTTACTTTGTGTATTTTCGCTTGGTcatttatataatacatattaGAAGATTTCgcatttttgttagaaaaatatatCTCATTTTTGGGTATCTGCATCTTTCTGAAtgtatgtaattattttttttatttcaaataaaaaaatatgtaaaacacacgttattttaatttttgttgctTATCCCGAGCATATTCGTCAGTTTTTAATACTCTCTACCTAAAACATAACAGTAAAAAGTTTGATAAGTCTACAACCATATGTATGTTGGAATCATTGtgacaatttgaaaatatatttttatgatgtaCTGCAATGAAGGAAAAGAAAGAATGattaaatgattatatttcatatagGCACTTAAATAACTGTTTAATAGCTTTATATGCGATCGTTCactttgttaattatttaactttctataaatatgtgaaataatCGTATCGTTTAAGATTACAAATTACagattttataaacaaaagtatGTAAAAGAAATCGTTCCACTTACAGTTTCCTCGATAAAATCTAACTTGATTTCTTTTACTCAGTTAATATGTTTAATTACTTAACTTTCAGCGATCTAACACACTCAATAACCTATGTTGAAATAGTGATTTAGATGCTATTTGTGAGATTCGAGATTTTTGTGGTATGTAAAGATTTCTAGAGAAAATTCTCCAATAATTCTAACTATCATTTTCGTTATAAAAATCGCACTTTTAAAAACTTGACGCAAACGTAAATTCATAAAGATTTGTTggatattgtaacgtttttcgtatttatatatattctttctattcgtgaggtgaattcataataattacgttctcaatttatttacacactatgcAATGCACTtgacttataataatttacttataaattgTGAGAATATTGAATTCAAAAATCCTAATCTCTTAAGATTTTGTACTTTTATACTAATGgttttaatatgattttgagaaaaaactttttcactttAAAACATATGGTAAACATATTTTAACCTTGTCAAATAATGTATTTAGGTATTTCCCtaataaagatataaaagatTTTCGAGCTACAGGTCATAAAAACGGTTATAGGTTTATGTATAGAATggataataaaatccaaaatgtaTTCATTTTAGAAAGTAGGTATTTTCAATTCTCTCAAGAATCAACGTTGTAAGGACATACCTCCGAAACTctaagtgaaataaaataatcttccaaTTGCCAATTCCAATTCCCATCTtcctaaataattaaataaaccgcctgctataataaaacgTTCTGAGAGGAAACATCAAAGGTACGCTATTTATGAAAGAACAGATGAAAGGCGTTGCGCGAATTCGCAGAAATTCATAATTCTAGCCTAAGGACCCGTTTTgcgagcttgttcgtaacaatatattGGAGGTATCTGCAGTATTATAAGACATAGAGAAAACATGATGTCATTAGATTGAATGTGGTAGAGAGTCATGTATCAATAAACCTGCAGGTGGAAAACCGCCAACCGCTACCACAAACAAAAGTACATGATCTcgtttttcaagaaataaatgaattgaacACAGCTTGCAGACTATTCGGCGGCTTTGTCTTCTAATGTGCTTTGACCTCGCACTTCAAGGTGCTTTTTCTAGCCTGTATATTGTTGCCAAACGTTAAGTTTAGTTTATAGCACAAACCGGCTGTGGTGGCCTTCTGTTTCCTCTCTTTTTCAGCTTTGATTTCATGGGCATCTAAGCGATTCCACTGCGTTTTGTTGCAAAGTCTTTTTTTCGAACATATAGCATCTATAACTGTCCTTTTTAAGTAATGATATGATGATATCGTGCAAAATAGACACATCATTGGTGTTATGATTGGTACTCTTCCGCCTATTCATTTATATCTTTGGAAGTTCAAAGAAGAGTGGACAGGGGAAAACTGGAAATGACGTTGTTGGTGAAAGagctccaaattatttttcaaaatttgacgcctttgttattataatttgtttaaatgaaATTGCCGATCAATAAAGATGGTGGTATGAAGTAATTAGATCTCCAATAAAGCATTCATCCTCTACGATTCTGTTTATTCTGCCTGTACAGATTATAAAGTCGACATTGGAAGAGCTCTAGTGACTAATTGACTCATGAGAATGGCTCTAGGAAAAGGAAAtgcatattcaagaaaattgataGAAAGGGTCCAATTCAAGTGTTTGTCATAGGAAAAGTGCAACGAGATATCGATGGCTATGCAACCCAGATTATCTCTAGAGACAAAAATTACTAATGTTAGTGAAGTGAAGAGGGACGAGAAGTCTGTTGCTGTGATAATAGAAGTTCCTGTCCAAGTGAAGATTGGTACAACCAGTGAATTGAGGGTTATTTGCAAAATGCTAGTGATTGATAAAATTTGAGTATCTTAAAATCTGAGGGTATATGGTGGTAACTAGAAGTCACTTCTTAGCTACACCTTGAAAATATTGGGATATGAGAATTGCGTTAAAGATGGTAATGGATGAGGTTTCACTGAGAAATATGCAGTCTGTTAATAGACCTTCTTCCAGTGCCTGCTTCATTCTAATGAAGGTTGGCAATCATCTTTTGGAATTCCTCACGATCTTCACTCATGCGTATTAGATTTACGGCATCACGTACGTGGAACCAATCTCAAccatgaaaatctttttctacccAGGCCCCGCCTGCCTTCTATCTTCCCTTCCATGATCAGCTGTAACaggcatatttttgatttctaaaaatgtggCAAGTAGGAAGCTTTCCTTCTCTATACAATAGTTAATAGTTCTCGTTCTCTGTTCATTCGTTTTAGCACCTCGTCGTTGGGCACCCGATCCGTCCATGGTATTTAAACGATCCGTCTAAAgagccacatttcaaaagcttccACCTTACGCATGCTGGAGACCTTCAACGTCCAGCAATAAAGTAGGGTAGTCAAAACATAGCATTGTGTTATTCTCCAGCATTTTCTCAGGTTAAGGTCATTACTTGTCAGAAGCGACTTCTTGTCTTAATTTCTTCACCTGGGTCCCATTCGTCCATCAGCCAGCTTCCCAAATACATAAAACGGTGTACTCTCTCTTTGGGTTGGTTATTAATTGATTGGTTTTCGATATTACCATGAATTTCGTTTTactgtagtttattttaagtccgcaattttcacttttcacaCACATTTAGTAGCTGATGGATATCTTGAATGGTGTGGGCTAGTATTACAATATCATCTGCATACCTAATATTGTTTAAGATTTTCCCATTAATTTTAATTCCAGTTTCAATGTCTTCCAGAGCCTCCTGAAAAATTGGCtctgaatatatattaaacaggagCGGGGAAAGAACGCAACTCTGTCTTACACctttcataattttgattttttccgaGAGACGGTTATCGCACTTTATCCAATACAGTTGTTTAAGTATAGTGATGTCTCTACTATCGACTCCCAGTTTGTTTAATAAGTTAATCAGGATATCATGCTTAACATTGTCAAAAGCTTTTTCGTAATCTATGAACCAAGCTATTACGGTTGATCTAaacatttctatattaaaaCTTGTACTGCAAAAAGGGCGTCACGTGTTCCGAAGCCGTTCCTAAATTCAAACTGAGTTTCGCCAATATTAGCATCCAATCTTCTCCATATACGGGTGGGTATGATCCTCAAAAATGCCCTTAAGACGTGACACATGAGACTCATGTGGGTGATAGGGTGATAAAAGTCGAAACAAGCCATTCTTCGGGAATATTACTTGTCACTTTAAGATTCTGAGCAGTAGTGTAAGATGTTCATCATCAAGAAGTTTCATCAATTCTATGGGGAGATCATCTAGACCAGTAGCTCTCCCATTTTTGGTCAGACGTAGCGCATTTTTAATTTCTGACATGATAATGTCTGGGCCCTCCAGATCATCCGCATTTTGCCTGTCTGTGCGGTtgtcatcaaatattttttcaatgtatttgcACCATTCTTCAAGTTGTTCTTACTGATCTACGTAATAGACAGTCAAGGCTTTTTCCGGGGTAACTGCACCAGTTTTTAGAGGATTTTTTGGAACACACTACAGGAAATGGCCAGTTGATGCACAGCGGTTGCTGTATTTGTGTACTACTTACAAGCAATTGGAGCTCGAGGTTTCGCAAAGATGCAATAGCCCATGGAAGTTTGTACCTTTATTAGGGCAATTTGGTAAACAGTTTCGAATAATTACAGAATCAGGGGGGGAAGTTTGGGAATCAGGCTATAATCTTCCTGAATTAAATGCGTATTTGgtacaaaaatttcttataccGTGTGatacataaaataattacttCCGAACTGAACAATCAAAAATTGTCAGCGCGATAAGTACCACGAATATTAACGGATGCACAGAACCACACGTGAAAAGATTTTAGCACAGTATAGATAAGACAaactttattttcttgaaatattaatcacaataaatttcttatGAATTCATCACTATGATGGAGAGGCAAAACTGTAGTGTAATCAAAGAGAGCAAAGAGGGCCACAATTACAAGTGCCCATTATGCCAATTTGGTTCTAAAATGACATAAAAGGTATTGCAATAGACACAATAACTCATAtagaaagaagaatattttcGTGGTCTGTGAAGCCGGGGAATAAGTAAAATAAGTCATGAAGTGTTATAGTTATAGATAACGAGTCAAGTTCAagttttaaatgtaatatattttttttattacacttaTGCACTGAACAAAATTCTAAGATGTTTGACGTCTTGgatacttgaaaatattttggtctTCTTCTGGTGTTTTTAGTGCATCTGGTCACcttccaaaaatttcaacgtttgaattgttaaattgttttctaaatCTGTTACTTCTATATAATATTTGCAGATTTATTCACCCGCTTGGATTCTGGGAAATTATTCACTACGTCTATGTTAAAATCGTTCTCACTAAACGCACAATTAAAAGTGGTACCTATATAGTTATTTGTGGCAGTTTTGTTCAAAGAAAACTGCAACTAATAAGATAATGAGTCTCATAATTGAATGGTTTTACCTTCATTTCATGTAAAAGGATTAATTAAGAACTTCCTGATGAATTAATCAGACAAATACGCACcgttctaataaaaaaaatcaatactaAGTTCCCGTTAGGTACTTATTTATTAACTAATGGAAAAACggatattttctgtaatttataTACTCAGAAACTTTGTGATTAAAGGTGTGGAATATTGAGAACTGTTAAAAACTGAATTTAGTTCAAATAAACCTCATTTCTGTCTACAATTCTGGCTTGTATCCCTTTACAGTCATCTATATAGAACTCAGTATTTCAAGTAAACTCTCTTgtacgaaggttgctacttaagttttaagacaaataaaaacgactatttattcattatacaaCAAACTATCTGTTTCTGATAAGCTATTATGATATATTTGTGATTcattccatgattttttttacataaaatccCCATCTTCCTATAATTCAGAGACTCgactaaatttatttgaaaataaaaggcTTAAGTACTTTATAATCAAGCATAAATGCAAACAGCATAGCCAGCGCTATCTACCAAATGTTTTCATCactttttgttttgtaattttacaataaaacataGTACATCaaaatctagaaattttttataatcctcaaacattgttattgaaaaataataagcaGTTAAGTATAATCATTTTCCATGTaagatttatattgaaaaattgtaaaattacaCCTAGTCcaagtaaattttttcaatcgTCTAAGAAAATTACTCAATTTTCTTAGTTTAATTTGAGTAAAACAAAGGTAATTTTTCAGGAAATTTTTACAGTGTACTTCCAATACTTGCTAAACTAGGTACTAGAAAAGTTATTAGAAATCAGAACAATAACAATTCTCGATGAAAAGTAAATTATTCCGAAGCATCAAATGGGATTCCGGGAGAAACAAGTATAAAGGATAACAAAACAATCATACAAAATACAAAGTACTGATCTGGAATATTCCTCGATGTAAGTCCGGCCTTTGATAAAGTCTAGGATTTACTTTACAAAATTCGACAATTCTTTTCCTAAATTATTTTCTCTCAATTTAAGATCAGTCCCTTATATTCAAGTACCAAAAGGAATATTCAACTATACATCAATCATGGTTTAGTTGCTTTCTCAAAACCGATCACTGGTGGTGTTTCTCAAGATTACAAACCATAACTTTGGCGACGATAACCACCCCAATAAACTTGGCTAACACCCAAATCTGtcaccaccatcaataccaATCTTAAAAACAGTCTGTTGCTGTTTTTACGAAGACAGTTCGTACTGCGGGCTCAGGATTTAgtcctgtctggacataaaatatcaccatcattGTAAATTCGCGTGTTGAAGTTGTgagcaatatgtcctggtaTAATCACGTGGCCGAATTAGCTAATTAGCAAAAATTTTGAGCCCTCTTTAAAACCGAAAAGTTATATACTCGGCAACAACTTCTAATCCTCTCTAAGGCTCTGATTTAACCttgagttgaccagaaacttggacagcctAGAGCATGAAGAAAAGGTCGTAGATCTGACTTACTACCGCCacagatgctcttccgagctgttcAGTATAATCCTATCAAgatctactcgacaggcagacgtggctcatgaggACCGTGTTCGCCTGCAGATGACCAGAACGCGAATTTATTGAGTCTTTTCCCCTTTGTATATTTTTAGGTCTTTGCGTTGCGCACTAAACTGAATCacaaatcttcaaaaaaattcgACAGGCTACAACAGAAGTcgaaaatatagtaaatttaaGTTAACAAATCTAAATCTATCCACGTGATATTCACAAACAGACGAGGAAACTGTCCTTCCATCACAATAAACGAGCATGGAATTCCATAAAGAGAAGAAGCCAAATATCTTGGAATCCATCTGGTAAGGAGGAAACTTTCTTGAAAAAAACACCTCGTCGCCCTAGATTAGTATTAAACTTAAATAACTGTATTAAATAATTGGAGAAAAATCACAAGTATCTATCAAGAATAAGCTTTAATAAGGTTCATTAGACAATACTTAAACCTAAATTGATATATTCAGTTATTTTGAGGGCTCAGTGtttcaatgaaatataaattttccagAGATTTCAATTATAAGTTCGGAGGATGATAACAAATTCTCCATGGTTGGTATGTATGTGTCTAATAACATCATTGCTAAGGATCTACTTAGATAAGAATCAATGAAAAGATCGATTGAAGATTTCATAATCTAAAATCTACAACCTACAACCTTAGATTTATACTGTATGATAACGCTAACAGATTTCATATCGATTATAATTATGTAGTGCCCCCtatgtttattgtttttatttcaactaaCTAGTCGGGTATcataggaaatttttttatcaaaccaccaattttcaaatttgaagcgtattgtaaaatttataaaagcatCGATCAAAAGTTCATTAAAGTAATTCCAATTAATCAGAAACACTCCCAGTTGAATGAATTTCCCTAAAAACTCCATATAAACTTAATAAATTATCCTAAATGTGTTCGCATTATCAATTACCACAACACGAAAATATCGAATTTAACAAACTCaataacaaaactataattcaaattttagtaGATGAGCTAATAAACGGTTACCGAGcacaaaattttttccaataaaaatgtAACGCTTGAAGCTAACGGTGTTTACCAAACTTGCTGTTCCCGAAATGAtaacataaatttcatttaactaCATCAGCCATATTAAATGAATCTTACTCAAATAAagcaatttattattaaatacgaAAGTCCATTTTATTGGTCGAGCCGCCAGCAATACCCTCGTTGCCAATTGGCTTCGGTGTAAACCTCTGAAAACGACAGGCGTTAACAAGAAGGTTGGGTTCGAATTGCCATTGTTCTGAAGCGGCCAATCGTCGGGCGCCGAGGCGTTCACCGCTAGTATAATCCCACTAAACGATGGGGCGATCAGTTCAAACAGTTGTTTAGTAGATATCAGAGCAGTTAAGAGTTGCTGTGTTTGTTCAGTGATTTTCTCAAGTGATTATTCAACATGCCTAGGCCGTCTAGGGACTCCTATGGCGACCAGAAACCTCCATATTCCTATATATCTTTAACAGCTATGGCTATCTGGAATTCACCCGAAAAAATGCTTCCGCTTTccgaaatatataaatttataaccGACAGATTTCcgtattatagaaaaaatactcaAAGGTGGCAAAATTCGTTGAGGCATAATTTATCTTTCAACGATTGTTTCATCAAAATCCCAAGACAACCCGATAGACCGGGTAAAGGTGCGTACTGGGCTTTACATCCCGCAGCTTTTGATATGTTTGTTAATGGAAGTCTACTTCGACGAAGAAAGCGCTTCAAGCTCTTGAAAAGTgataaagaaatactagaaaatGAATTAGCCGCTCTTACAAATATAAATAGGATATTCTTCTCGCCACCGAATCCTCAAGGAGAAGTTAACCCCGCAGCTCATCCGACGGTAGTGGCGCCGCAACCTTCTTCGCCTAATATAACTAAATCGCCCGAAACTTCGGTCACATGTATAAGACCTAAAAGGTCTTTTACAATAGAAAGTTTAATATCTCCCGATAAACCTACTCCTGTGGTGCCTAGTGCTACACATATGGTGCCTCATGTTCATCCTTGGATGCTGTCTTCATACGACTTCACGTTTACTAATCCAATTGCTTTAATGCCTCCTGCTACCCATTATGAAGCTTATGGACTTGCTTCTGCCGAAGAATTGTTTAGAGTTTCgcagttataaaaaatttgtgttGATTTTGTAGACTTCTTAAAGAAGAATATTAGAAAATTGGAAGGAAGCTGTAACTCTTTGGGAGTTCTAAGACTGAGTTACTGTTGTAAAAGTACGTACTTttgttgtgatt from Diorhabda sublineata isolate icDioSubl1.1 chromosome 5, icDioSubl1.1, whole genome shotgun sequence encodes the following:
- the LOC130444716 gene encoding fork head domain-containing protein FD4-like translates to MPRPSRDSYGDQKPPYSYISLTAMAIWNSPEKMLPLSEIYKFITDRFPYYRKNTQRWQNSLRHNLSFNDCFIKIPRQPDRPGKGAYWALHPAAFDMFVNGSLLRRRKRFKLLKSDKEILENELAALTNINRIFFSPPNPQGEVNPAAHPTVVAPQPSSPNITKSPETSVTCIRPKRSFTIESLISPDKPTPVVPSATHMVPHVHPWMLSSYDFTFTNPIALMPPATHYEAYGLASAEELFRVSQL